In the genome of Candidatus Methylomirabilota bacterium, one region contains:
- a CDS encoding benzoate-CoA ligase family protein — protein sequence MPIPLDEGLPPRELWPDRVYTLPEHRYPVRLNVARELLDANADGGRAGRPAIYYQDQILTYGELQKRVNRLANGLRTAGLDRGHRVLMRMPNCPEFIITWLACQKLGAVTVSTMPMLRARELAYIANDAGTETAVVWGGLREELEKARPSAPSLKRLIVVGETRPGDIAWAGLMDGQSERCPAADTAARDVAMIAYTSGSTGVPKGCVHQHIDILGSADSYARYVLTPSEEDRFGGHPTLAFTFGTGGLLVYPLRFGAATVLSGPFDPEHMLDTIQRQRVTVVFCAPTSYRLMLRVPALETRYDLGSLRLCISAAEPLPAATYDEWVQRTGKECLDGIGSTEMFHIFISSLPGRVRPGATGVAVPGYDCRVVDEAGNEAPRGAAGLVAIKGPTGCKYWRKPDRQAEYVRFGGWNVTGDVYIHDDDGYFTYQCRSDDMIVSGGYKIPGPEVEHVLDEHPAVAESAVVAAPDPTRGFVPKAFIVLKPGVAPSEALAKELQEHVKKELAPYKYPREVEFVTELPRTETGKIRRVDLRQQEAVRTGTT from the coding sequence ATGCCGATCCCGCTCGACGAGGGCCTGCCCCCCAGGGAGCTCTGGCCCGACCGGGTCTATACGCTGCCGGAGCACCGCTACCCCGTTCGGCTCAACGTGGCGCGGGAGCTCCTCGACGCCAACGCCGACGGCGGCCGCGCCGGGCGGCCGGCGATCTACTACCAGGACCAGATCCTCACCTACGGGGAGCTCCAGAAGCGCGTGAACCGCCTGGCCAACGGCCTGCGGACCGCTGGCCTCGATCGCGGGCACCGCGTGCTGATGCGGATGCCGAACTGCCCCGAGTTCATCATCACGTGGCTCGCCTGCCAGAAGCTCGGGGCGGTCACCGTGTCCACCATGCCGATGCTGCGGGCCCGCGAGCTCGCCTACATCGCCAACGATGCGGGAACGGAGACGGCCGTGGTGTGGGGCGGGCTCCGGGAGGAGCTCGAGAAAGCCCGGCCGAGTGCTCCCTCGCTGAAGCGCCTGATCGTGGTCGGCGAGACGCGGCCCGGCGACATCGCCTGGGCCGGGCTGATGGACGGGCAATCGGAGCGCTGCCCGGCCGCCGACACGGCCGCCCGCGACGTGGCGATGATCGCCTACACCTCCGGGTCCACCGGCGTGCCCAAGGGCTGCGTCCATCAGCACATCGACATCCTCGGCTCGGCCGACTCCTACGCGCGGTACGTCCTCACGCCCTCGGAAGAGGATCGGTTCGGCGGCCATCCCACCCTCGCCTTCACCTTCGGCACCGGGGGCCTCCTCGTCTATCCGCTCCGGTTCGGCGCCGCCACCGTGCTGTCGGGCCCCTTCGACCCGGAGCACATGCTGGACACGATCCAGCGTCAACGGGTCACGGTCGTCTTCTGCGCCCCGACCTCGTACCGGCTGATGCTCCGGGTCCCGGCGCTCGAGACACGGTACGATCTCGGCAGCCTGCGGCTCTGCATCTCCGCGGCCGAGCCGCTGCCGGCGGCGACCTACGACGAGTGGGTCCAGCGCACCGGCAAGGAGTGCCTCGACGGGATCGGCTCGACGGAGATGTTCCACATCTTCATCTCGTCGCTCCCCGGGCGGGTTCGCCCCGGCGCCACCGGCGTCGCCGTTCCGGGCTACGACTGCCGGGTCGTTGACGAGGCGGGGAACGAGGCGCCGCGCGGCGCGGCCGGTCTCGTCGCGATCAAGGGGCCGACCGGCTGCAAGTACTGGCGCAAGCCGGACCGGCAGGCCGAGTACGTGCGCTTCGGCGGCTGGAACGTCACCGGCGACGTGTACATTCACGACGACGACGGCTACTTCACCTACCAGTGCCGCTCCGACGACATGATCGTCTCGGGCGGCTACAAGATCCCGGGTCCCGAGGTCGAGCACGTCCTCGACGAGCATCCGGCCGTCGCCGAGTCGGCGGTGGTGGCGGCCCCCGACCCGACGCGCGGGTTCGTCCCCAAGGCCTTCATCGTCCTCAAGCCCGGGGTCGCGCCGTCGGAGGCGCTGGCCAAGGAACTCCAGGAGCACGTCAAGAAGGAGCTCGCCCCCTACAAGTACCCGCGGGAGGTCGAGTTCGTGACCGAGCTCCCGCGCACCGAGACCGGGAAGATCCGGCGGGTCGACCTGCGCCAGCAGGAGGCGGTCCGGACCGGAACGACCTGA
- a CDS encoding long-chain-fatty-acid--CoA ligase, whose amino-acid sequence MAFTLAGIVRRHAAERGGKTAITGGNRVLTYAELHARSSQVARGLQREGVRAQERVALLDKNGPEYFEVLFGGAKLDAVNVAVNWRLQPREMAYIVNDAAARVLFVGEAFAAHLDAMEAELTTVEKIIVLGDHPRHERYAAWLARQEAADPAVASAPDEVAMQLYTSGTTGLPKGAMITNANLSCLLSHTTARWGFSADSVNLVAMPLFHIGGSGWALVGMFNGCHSVLMREVNPAEILAAIPRHRVTHAFFVPALLQFLLMTPGCAETDVSALRLIVYGASPIAEDVLVRALRAFRCDFMQVYGMTETTGAITELEPGDHDPGGPHAGRLRSCGRPYPWVDTRIVDVDTGQDVPAGRVGELWTRSPQNMKGYWRMPEETARTITPDGWLRTGDVGYVDEGGFLYLYDRVKDMIISGGENVYPAEVENALMSHPAITDVAVIGVPDATWGETVKAIVVRRAGAEASEAEIVAFARERLAHYKCPTSVDFAESLPRNPSGKIPKKDLREPYWKGLERRIH is encoded by the coding sequence ATGGCCTTCACGCTGGCCGGGATCGTTCGCCGGCACGCCGCCGAGCGCGGCGGCAAGACCGCGATCACCGGCGGGAACCGGGTGCTCACCTACGCCGAGCTGCACGCGCGCTCGAGCCAGGTCGCCCGGGGGCTCCAGCGCGAGGGCGTGCGGGCCCAGGAGCGCGTCGCCCTCCTCGACAAGAACGGCCCCGAATACTTCGAGGTGCTGTTCGGCGGGGCGAAGCTCGATGCGGTCAACGTCGCCGTCAACTGGCGGCTCCAGCCCCGCGAGATGGCCTACATCGTCAACGACGCCGCCGCCCGAGTGCTCTTCGTCGGCGAGGCCTTCGCGGCCCACCTCGACGCGATGGAGGCCGAGCTCACCACCGTCGAGAAGATCATCGTCCTCGGTGACCATCCTCGCCACGAGCGGTATGCTGCCTGGCTCGCCCGCCAGGAGGCGGCCGATCCGGCCGTCGCCTCCGCCCCGGACGAGGTCGCCATGCAGCTCTACACCTCCGGCACCACCGGTCTCCCCAAGGGGGCGATGATCACCAACGCCAACCTGAGCTGCCTGCTCTCCCACACGACGGCGCGATGGGGATTCTCGGCGGACTCGGTGAACCTGGTGGCGATGCCGCTCTTCCACATCGGGGGCAGCGGCTGGGCGCTGGTCGGGATGTTCAACGGCTGCCACTCGGTCCTCATGCGCGAGGTGAACCCGGCCGAGATCCTGGCCGCCATCCCGCGCCACCGGGTGACGCACGCCTTCTTCGTCCCCGCGCTCCTCCAGTTCCTGCTGATGACGCCGGGATGCGCCGAGACCGACGTCTCGGCGCTGCGCCTCATCGTCTACGGAGCGTCGCCGATCGCCGAGGACGTGCTCGTGCGGGCGCTGCGCGCGTTCCGCTGCGACTTCATGCAAGTCTACGGCATGACCGAGACCACCGGTGCCATCACCGAGCTCGAGCCCGGCGACCACGACCCCGGCGGTCCCCACGCCGGGCGACTCCGGTCGTGCGGGCGCCCCTACCCCTGGGTGGACACGCGCATCGTCGACGTGGACACCGGCCAGGACGTGCCGGCGGGCCGGGTGGGCGAGCTGTGGACGCGGTCGCCCCAGAACATGAAGGGCTACTGGCGGATGCCGGAGGAGACGGCCCGCACGATCACCCCCGACGGCTGGCTCAGGACCGGCGACGTGGGGTACGTCGACGAGGGGGGGTTCCTCTACCTCTACGACCGGGTGAAGGACATGATCATCTCGGGCGGCGAGAACGTCTACCCGGCCGAGGTCGAGAACGCCCTGATGTCACACCCCGCCATCACGGACGTCGCCGTGATCGGCGTGCCGGATGCGACGTGGGGCGAGACCGTGAAGGCCATCGTCGTCCGGCGGGCCGGCGCCGAGGCGTCCGAGGCGGAGATCGTCGCTTTCGCCCGCGAGCGCCTGGCCCACTACAAGTGCCCCACCTCCGTCGACTTCGCCGAGAGCCTCCCCCGCAATCCCTCCGGCAAGATCCCGAAGAAGGACCTCCGCGAGCCTTACTGGAAGGGTCTCGAGCGGCGCATCCACTGA
- a CDS encoding methyltransferase domain-containing protein, with protein sequence MVVKFDAEGVARLERMYATPAIAEQRARTRAALAPRPGERGLDVGCGPGFLACELARAVGEAGRIVAIDSSPQMLDAARARAGRERVNDRIQFARGDAAHLAFPAASFDFVVGVQVYLYVPELEQALADVARVLRPGGRFALVDTDWDSCVWLTGDRDRHRRVMEARITDFADAHVPPRVPGLLHALGLRVTHASVIPLLELSYDPGSFSGEMIGVAKRAAIRHGIPPVEAEAWEADLRRRTGNGDYFFSVNRYLFVATK encoded by the coding sequence ATGGTGGTCAAGTTCGACGCGGAAGGCGTGGCCCGGCTCGAGCGGATGTATGCCACGCCGGCGATCGCGGAGCAGCGCGCGCGGACGCGGGCGGCCCTCGCGCCCCGGCCGGGCGAGCGCGGGCTCGATGTCGGCTGTGGCCCCGGCTTCCTCGCCTGCGAGCTGGCCCGCGCGGTCGGCGAGGCCGGGCGAATCGTCGCGATCGACTCGAGCCCCCAGATGCTCGATGCCGCCCGGGCCCGGGCCGGTCGCGAGCGGGTGAACGACCGGATCCAGTTCGCCCGGGGCGACGCCGCCCACCTCGCCTTTCCGGCGGCGTCGTTCGACTTCGTGGTCGGCGTCCAGGTCTACCTCTATGTGCCTGAGCTCGAGCAGGCCCTGGCCGACGTGGCCCGGGTGCTGCGTCCGGGCGGCCGCTTCGCCCTGGTGGATACGGACTGGGACTCGTGCGTCTGGCTCACCGGGGACCGGGATCGCCACCGCCGGGTCATGGAGGCGCGGATCACCGACTTCGCGGACGCCCACGTGCCGCCCCGGGTGCCCGGGCTCCTGCACGCGCTGGGCCTCCGCGTGACCCACGCCAGCGTGATCCCGCTCCTCGAGCTCTCGTACGATCCTGGCTCCTTCAGCGGCGAGATGATCGGGGTGGCCAAGCGCGCGGCTATCCGGCACGGGATTCCGCCCGTGGAGGCCGAGGCCTGGGAGGCCGATCTGCGCCGCCGGACGGGGAACGGCGATTACTTCTTCAGCGTGAACCGCTACCTCTTCGTGGCGACCAAGTAG
- a CDS encoding ABC transporter substrate-binding protein, whose protein sequence is MRRVGSRAVIAVLTIGVATLLVGLGDGRAQDAGEVRLGAFMPISGISADVGAQIKAGIEVAVERTQQPGLRISGKPHRVRVIWYDTEGKGDVGLNVVTRALTVDRIHVGVGFLSSDVFIRVMDEFQKAAIPVITCCSASLKIGDKIAQNKMGFVFQLSPTANDIARSLAAAVAATVKPQKIALLNENTDAGRDFSRITRDWFAANVKDVEVVADEFVDRGVTDLTPQLAKMKRVGAQAIIGEIYGASGPVLYTQWNELRVPAVIAHMGATVAAQDFVDRHAKLMDGTIVNNRWWPAKYSEVSEPMTAAYKKKTGVDATNFAVQGHDAALVAIEAIVKAQSLEPEKVRTGIEQGTFVTAWGTRKFTSLAEGHRMPIQTVVVQIQGGKKVPIYPPDVATTGGGKYVPAPPFAWEKK, encoded by the coding sequence ATGAGACGCGTCGGCAGTCGAGCGGTCATCGCGGTACTCACGATCGGCGTCGCGACGCTGCTGGTCGGGCTGGGAGACGGGAGGGCCCAGGACGCCGGGGAGGTCCGGCTGGGCGCCTTCATGCCGATCTCGGGAATCAGCGCCGACGTCGGGGCCCAGATCAAGGCCGGGATCGAGGTGGCGGTGGAGCGGACCCAGCAGCCGGGGCTCCGGATCAGCGGGAAGCCCCATCGAGTGCGGGTCATCTGGTACGACACCGAGGGCAAAGGCGACGTCGGCCTGAACGTGGTCACCCGGGCCCTGACGGTCGACAGGATCCACGTGGGTGTCGGCTTCCTGTCCAGCGACGTCTTCATCCGGGTGATGGACGAGTTCCAGAAGGCCGCCATCCCGGTGATCACCTGCTGCTCGGCCTCGCTCAAGATCGGCGACAAGATCGCCCAGAACAAGATGGGCTTCGTGTTCCAGCTGAGCCCGACCGCGAACGACATCGCCCGCTCGCTGGCCGCCGCCGTGGCCGCCACCGTCAAGCCCCAGAAGATCGCCTTGCTGAACGAGAACACGGACGCCGGGCGCGACTTCTCGCGGATCACCCGCGACTGGTTCGCCGCCAACGTCAAGGACGTGGAGGTCGTGGCCGACGAGTTCGTGGACCGCGGCGTGACCGACCTCACCCCGCAGCTCGCCAAGATGAAGCGGGTCGGGGCCCAGGCGATCATCGGCGAGATCTACGGAGCCAGCGGACCCGTCCTCTATACCCAGTGGAACGAGCTGCGGGTGCCGGCGGTGATCGCCCACATGGGGGCGACGGTGGCGGCCCAGGATTTCGTCGATCGGCACGCGAAGCTGATGGACGGCACCATCGTCAACAACCGGTGGTGGCCGGCCAAGTACTCCGAGGTGTCCGAGCCGATGACGGCCGCCTACAAGAAGAAGACCGGGGTCGACGCCACCAACTTCGCCGTCCAGGGCCACGACGCGGCCCTGGTCGCTATCGAGGCGATCGTGAAGGCGCAGAGCCTCGAGCCCGAGAAGGTCCGGACCGGCATCGAGCAGGGCACCTTCGTCACGGCCTGGGGCACGCGAAAGTTCACCTCGCTGGCCGAGGGGCACCGGATGCCGATCCAGACGGTGGTGGTCCAGATCCAGGGCGGCAAGAAGGTGCCGATCTACCCGCCTGATGTGGCCACGACCGGCGGAGGCAAGTACGTGCCGGCGCCGCCGTTCGCCTGGGAGAAGAAGTAA
- a CDS encoding ABC transporter ATP-binding protein — MSGIPKLRVTGLTKAFGGIRAVDGCSFDVEAGTVVGLIGPNGSGKTTIFNLIVNLLRPDAGAVLYDGERIDGLAPYDVARRGIGRTFQSVKVFRDLSVWENLAIAAMARGRRDWARDGETWLGRMGLGHLGDEPAGHLSVGQQRLLELAMNLLVDPAFLMLDEPLAGVHPVVRARIADLVGTLRRAGRTFLVIEHHMPFVMGLCDKIVVLDHGEKIAEGAPDVIRRDERVIAALLGQRRASHG, encoded by the coding sequence GTGAGCGGGATCCCGAAGCTCCGGGTCACCGGGCTCACCAAGGCTTTCGGCGGCATCCGGGCCGTGGACGGGTGCTCGTTCGATGTCGAGGCCGGCACCGTGGTGGGGCTGATCGGACCGAACGGGTCGGGCAAGACGACCATCTTCAACCTGATCGTGAACCTCCTCCGGCCGGACGCGGGCGCCGTCCTCTACGACGGCGAGCGGATCGACGGCCTCGCGCCCTACGACGTGGCCCGGCGGGGCATCGGGCGCACCTTCCAGTCCGTGAAAGTCTTCCGGGACCTCTCGGTCTGGGAGAACCTGGCCATCGCGGCGATGGCCCGGGGCCGGCGCGACTGGGCGCGGGACGGCGAGACGTGGCTCGGCCGGATGGGACTCGGGCACCTCGGAGACGAGCCGGCCGGCCATCTCTCGGTCGGGCAGCAGCGGCTGCTCGAGCTCGCCATGAACCTCCTGGTCGACCCGGCCTTTCTCATGCTCGACGAGCCGCTGGCCGGCGTCCACCCGGTGGTCCGCGCCCGGATCGCCGACCTCGTCGGGACGCTCCGGCGGGCCGGCCGGACGTTCCTGGTCATCGAGCACCACATGCCGTTCGTGATGGGGCTCTGCGACAAGATCGTGGTCCTGGACCACGGCGAGAAGATCGCCGAGGGCGCCCCCGACGTCATCCGCCGGGACGAGCGGGTGATCGCGGCCCTGCTCGGGCAGCGGCGCGCGTCTCACGGCTGA
- a CDS encoding ABC transporter ATP-binding protein has protein sequence MLTVQSVRSGYGQLEILQDVSLAVPAGQIIGVIGPNGAGKSTLLKTVFGYLRPFAGTMAFEGRELTGLRPDQILRRGVSFVAQAGGLFAEMSVHENLVLGGYSLRERRTLRAALDRVYAEFPMLAERRRQPAGSLSGGEQRLLALARALVIRPRLILLDEPSAALAPRFIDRVYEVIATLNRAGLALLIVEQNVEMILDVAHRVFVLDLGQNAFDGTPAELRATDRIRRLYLGEAVA, from the coding sequence ATGCTCACGGTCCAGTCGGTCCGATCGGGGTACGGCCAGCTCGAGATCCTTCAGGACGTCTCGCTGGCCGTGCCGGCCGGGCAGATCATCGGGGTGATCGGGCCCAACGGTGCCGGCAAGTCGACGCTCCTCAAGACGGTCTTCGGCTACCTCCGGCCGTTCGCGGGCACGATGGCCTTCGAGGGGCGCGAGCTCACCGGGCTCCGTCCGGACCAGATCCTGCGGCGCGGCGTGAGCTTCGTCGCCCAGGCCGGCGGCCTCTTCGCGGAGATGTCCGTCCACGAGAACCTCGTGCTCGGCGGCTACAGTCTTCGCGAGCGGCGGACCCTCCGGGCGGCCCTGGACCGCGTGTACGCCGAGTTCCCGATGCTGGCTGAGCGGCGGCGGCAACCGGCCGGCAGCCTGAGCGGGGGCGAGCAGCGCCTCCTCGCGCTGGCCCGGGCGCTGGTCATCCGCCCGCGGCTCATCCTTCTCGACGAGCCCTCGGCGGCGCTCGCCCCGCGGTTCATCGACCGCGTCTACGAGGTCATCGCGACCCTGAACCGCGCCGGGCTGGCGCTCCTCATCGTCGAGCAGAACGTCGAGATGATCCTCGACGTGGCCCACCGGGTCTTCGTCCTGGACCTGGGCCAGAACGCCTTCGACGGCACGCCGGCCGAGCTGCGGGCGACGGATCGGATCCGGCGGCTCTACCTCGGCGAGGCCGTGGCCTGA